The following proteins come from a genomic window of Vicia villosa cultivar HV-30 ecotype Madison, WI unplaced genomic scaffold, Vvil1.0 ctg.004928F_1_1, whole genome shotgun sequence:
- the LOC131642402 gene encoding uncharacterized mitochondrial protein AtMg01250-like, with product MEGCFFSNSLSVLVNGTTNKDFRVEKGLREGDPLSPFLFVLAMEVLTALVKKSKEVGEFRGFKINGEKEVDILQFADDTIILAEGETAYLWSVKVILRGFELMCGSRINFHKSNLYGINVDQWFMEAASTFLSCKVGLLPFKFLGVRVGGDPRKLVMWRDLLSMMKTRLVVWRGIHLNMAGRVVF from the coding sequence ATGGAAGGATGCTTTTTCTCTAATTCCTTATCCGTTCTTGTTAACGGTACCACTAATAAGGATTTTAGAGTGGAGAAAGGCCTTAGAGAAGGGGATCCTCTCTCCCCTTTCTTGTTTGTTCTAGCCATGGAGGTCCTTACGGCTTTAGTGAAGAAATCCAAAGAAGTGGGAGAATTTCGTGGGTTTAAGATAAATGGAGAGAAAGAAGTGGATATCTTACAATTCGCAGACGACACGATTATTCTAGCCGAGGGAGAAACCGCTTATTTGTGGAGTGTGAAGGTTATTCTAAGAGGTTTTGAATTGATGTGCGGTTCCCGCATTAATTTTCACAAGAGTAACCTTTACGGTATTAACGTTGATCAATGGTTTATGGAAGCCGCTTCAACCTTTCTATCTTGTAAAGTCGGTTTGTTACCTTTTAAATTTCTTGGTGTGAGAGTGGGGGGAGATCCTAGGAAGCTTGTGATGTGGAGAGATTTGTTGTCGATGATGAAAACAAGATTGGTCGTGTGGAGAGGGATTCATCTTAATATGGCGGGTAGGGTGGTGTTTTGA